One segment of Primulina tabacum isolate GXHZ01 chromosome 6, ASM2559414v2, whole genome shotgun sequence DNA contains the following:
- the LOC142549460 gene encoding uncharacterized protein LOC142549460 → MANQGAKKRKEENTRHMKNLLRLIIVSNVIYLAIRIGVFYSSFTWKHWAGLILTSLAYVIPYQQLSVMAKPAYTEGGELLDGGFDMSTGGICGYLHDLIYITCFVQLSSIISEKFWLVYLVIPAFAAYQLFGLVKGFLPHGSEGDEEDEKTRKKREKMEKRASRAKFVKTRTR, encoded by the exons ATGGCAAATCAAGGAGCGAAAAAACGTAAAGAAGAAAATACCCGTCACATGAAGAACCTCCTCCGCCTCATCATCGTCTCCAAT GTGATTTATTTAGCGATAAGGATTGGAGTATTCTACTCCAGCTTCACGTGGAAGCATTGGGCAGGATTGATTTTGACTTCGCTTGCTTATGTTATTCCGTATCAGCAGCTCTCCGTAATGGCAAAGCCTGCTTACACTGAAGGTGGGGAGCTTCTCGATGGCGGGTTTGATATGAGTACTGGAGGGATTTGTGG ATATTTGCACGATTTGATCTACATTACGTGTTTTGTCCAACTCAGTTCCATCATATCTGAAAAATTTTGGCTAGTATACTTGGTG ATTCCAGCATTCGCAGCATATCAACTATTTGGACTTGTCAAAGGGTTCTTGCCTCATGGTTCAGAG GGAGATGAAGAAGATGAAAAAACtcgaaagaaaagagagaaGATGGAAAAGAGGGCTTCAAGAGCCAAATTTGTCAAGACAAGGACCAGATAA
- the LOC142549458 gene encoding transmembrane 9 superfamily member 12-like: MELHLISRRKLCTAFIYLVLTLQACKGFYLPGSYMHTYSTGEEIYAKVNSLTSIETELPFSYYSLPYCKPQGGIKKSAENLGELLMGDQIDNSPYRFRMNVNETVYLCTTPPLSDHEVKLLKQRTRDMYQVNINLDNLPAMRYTEQNGFKIQWTGFPVGYTPASSDNDYIINHVKFTVLIHEYDGAGVEIIGTGEEGMGVISQSDKKKASGYEIVGFEVVPCSIKNDPEKMSKLHIYDNSTSVSCPKELDKSQIIREQERVSFTYEVAFVKSNIRWPSRWDAYLKMEGSRVHWFSILNSLMVIFFLAGIVFVIFLRTVRRDLTRYEELDKEAQAQMNEELSGWKLVVGDVFREPFHSKLLCVMVGNGLQITGMTLVTLVFAALGFMSPASRGMLLTGMIMLYLFLGIAAGYISVRMWRTMKGSSEGWRSVSWSVACFFPGIVFVILTALNFILWGSNSTGAIPISLYFTLFALWFCISVPLTLVGGFLGTQAQPIQYPVRTNQIPREIPSRKYPSWLLILGAGTLPFGTLFIELFFILSSIWLGRFYYVFGFLLIVMLLLATVCAEVSVVLTYMHLCVEDWMWWWKAFYASGSVALYVFLYSINYLIFDLQSLSGPVSATLYVGYSLIMAIAIMLSTGTIGFLTSFYFVHYLFSSVKID, from the coding sequence ATGGAGTTGCACTTGATTTCAAGAAGGAAATTATGTACTGCTTTCATCTACTTGGTACTCACATTGCAAGCATGTAAAGGTTTTTATCTACCTGGAAGTTATATGCATACATACTCAACAGGGGAAGAGATTTATGCAAAAGTGAATTCTTTGACCTCCATTGAAACCGAGCTTCCCTTCAGCTATTACAGCCTTCCTTATTGTAAACCTCAAGGGGGCATCAAGAAAAGTGCTGAAAATCTTGGAGAACTTCTAATGGGAGATCAAATCGACAATTCTCCATACCGTTTCAGAATGAATGTTAACGAAACTGTGTACCTCTGCACTACGCCTCCATTGAGTGACCACGAGGTCAAACTTTTGAAACAGAGGACTCGAGATATGTATCAGGTTAACATCAATCTTGACAATTTGCCTGCTATGAGGTATACGGAGCAAAACGGATTTAAAATCCAATGGACTGGGTTCCCAGTTGGTTACACTCCTGCCAGCAGTGACAATGATTACATTATCAATCATGTCAAGTTTACAGTTTTGATACATGAGTATGACGGAGCAGGTGTGGAGATTATTGGTACTGGAGAAGAAGGCATGGGTGTAATTTCACAATCTGATAAAAAGAAGGCTTCAGGTTATGAGATTGTTGGTTTTGAGGTTGTTCCTTGCAGCATTAAGAATGACCCCGAGAAGATGTCAAAACTCCACATTTATGATAACAGTACATCTGTAAGTTGTCCAAAGGAGCTTGACAAGTCTCAGATTATTAGGGAGCAAGAGCGGGTATCGTTTACCTACGAGGTTGCATTTGTAAAAAGCAACATTAGGTGGCCATCTCGTTGGGATGCATATCTGAAGATGGAAGGATCCCGTGTGCACTGGTTCTCAATTCTGAACTCATTGATGGTGATTTTCTTCTTGGCAGGCATCGTTTTTGTCATCTTCTTGAGAACGGTGAGAAGAGATTTGACGAGGTACGAAGAGTTGGACAAAGAAGCCCAGGCGCAGATGAATGAGGAGCTCTCTGGATGGAAGCTTGTGGTTGGTGATGTATTCAGAGAACCATTCCACTCAAAGTTACTATGTGTCATGGTCGGAAATGGACTTCAGATAACTGGGATGACACTTGTCACTCTTGTGTTTGCAGCCCTTGGTTTCATGTCACCGGCTTCACGAGGTATGCTGTTAACCGGTATGATAATGCTTTATCTTTTCCTCGGAATTGCTGCTGGTTATATAAGTGTACGCATGTGGAGGACCATGAAAGGTTCATCTGAAGGGTGGAGATCAGTTTCTTGGTCAGTAGCATGCTTCTTTCCGGGAATTGTCTTTGTGATTTTGACAGCTTTGAATTTCATCCTTTGGGGAAGTAATAGCACAGGTGCTATTCCCATTTCCTTGTACTTCACACTCTTTGCACTTTGGTTCTGTATCTCGGTGCCACTCACTCTTGTTGGAGGATTCTTAGGCACACAAGCTCAGCCGATACAATACCCTGTCCGAACCAATCAGATCCCAAGAGAGATCCCCTCACGCAAATATCCCTCGTGGCTTCTAATTCTTGGTGCCGGAACTCTCCCATTCGGAACCCTTTTTATTGAACTGTTCTTCATACTCTCCAGCATCTGGCTTGGaagattttattacgtatttgGCTTCTTGCTCATTGTAATGTTGTTGTTAGCAACCGTTTGTGCTGAAGTTTCTGTTGTCCTAACGTACATGCATCTCTGCGTCGAGGATTGGATGTGGTGGTGGAAAGCATTCTATGCATCGGGTTCGGTTGCACTGTACGTGTTCCTCTATTCCATAAACTACCTTATCTTCGACCTCCAGAGTTTGAGTGGGCCTGTGTCAGCTACTCTCTATGTTGGGTACTCGCTGATAATGGCGATTGCAATTATGCTTTCTACTGGCACTATCGGTTTTCTTACATCTTTTTACTTTGTCCATTACTTATTCTCGTCGGTAAAAATTGATTGA